In Opitutaceae bacterium TAV5, one genomic interval encodes:
- a CDS encoding alpha-dehydro-beta-deoxy-D-glucarate aldolase (cleaves 5-dehydro-4-deoxy-glucarate and 2-dehydro-3-deoxy-D-glucarate), with product MSPSCAPGLSGFPGPCCKPERLRGGVPTLGTWFSIGSPVIAEIAAGCGLDWGLFDHEQGCAPEAALPDNLRAVAGTPLIPIVRVGAPHPDAVMRALNWGAEGIMFPHVESAEQADACVRTVRYPPRGDRGISRSTRACGYGLRAPDFKNSPPRPIVIVQIESLEGVRRAGEIAAVDGVDMLFVGPADLTFDLSINASPPGPDYAGCLRAVVAAARSHGKSTGILVRDVTDAGSLREAGFTHLAIDSDMAILRSRYRQLMAGAKEWQNSQA from the coding sequence ATGAGCCCTTCCTGCGCTCCCGGCCTATCCGGTTTTCCCGGCCCCTGCTGCAAACCCGAACGCCTGCGCGGCGGCGTCCCTACGCTCGGCACCTGGTTCTCGATCGGCTCTCCGGTCATTGCCGAGATCGCCGCCGGCTGCGGCCTCGACTGGGGCCTGTTTGACCATGAGCAAGGCTGCGCTCCCGAGGCGGCATTGCCCGACAACCTGCGAGCGGTGGCCGGCACGCCGCTCATCCCGATTGTGCGCGTCGGCGCTCCTCATCCCGACGCCGTCATGCGTGCGCTCAACTGGGGGGCGGAGGGCATCATGTTTCCGCACGTCGAATCGGCGGAGCAGGCCGACGCCTGCGTGCGAACGGTGCGCTACCCGCCGCGCGGCGACCGCGGCATTTCGCGGTCCACACGGGCCTGCGGTTACGGACTGCGCGCCCCGGATTTCAAAAATTCTCCGCCCAGGCCAATCGTGATCGTGCAGATTGAAAGCCTCGAGGGTGTGCGCCGTGCCGGAGAAATCGCCGCGGTCGATGGCGTGGATATGCTGTTTGTCGGCCCGGCGGACCTCACGTTTGACCTGAGCATCAACGCTTCCCCCCCCGGGCCGGATTACGCCGGCTGCCTGCGCGCCGTCGTGGCGGCGGCGCGTTCGCACGGAAAATCGACCGGCATCCTCGTGCGCGACGTGACGGATGCCGGCAGCTTGCGCGAGGCGGGATTCACCCACCTCGCGATCGATTCCGACATGGCGATCCTGCGCAGTCGTTACCGGCAACTGATGGCCGGAGCGAAAGAATGGCAAAACTCCCAAGCCTGA